From Myripristis murdjan chromosome 13, fMyrMur1.1, whole genome shotgun sequence:
tgaAAAACTACTGCAGGGGTGGAAGGTTTAGGGCTGATgacgagaagaaaaaaatcaaatttaggACAAGGGTCAGCAGAAAACGTATCTCACATTTCACACAGGCTGCAGAAAACGCACGATTCACTCTATATATACTCTTTTTATGCAATGTCTGCTGTCAGGttcaaaatacacattttttattttctggaccTGCTTTCAACATAGTGTAAACTGCAATAACAAAGTCTGAGGCATGTAATATAAGGCTGgaggggggaaaacaaaaaaacaaaagacaaaaaactttTTGGTGACCGCTTCCTTCACCATTGAACTACTGGTTGTCAAAAGTGaaaggactaaaaaaaaaaaaaaatcattctcacAAGCCTCCCAGGACTGTGCAATTTCTGCTAAATTTAAGTCCTCATGcccacaaacactcacacatgcacttgtGCATACAGCTTACAAGGATCATAATTACTGTAAATCATACACTGCATTGCACTGTTTCCCCTATCAAGCTGCGTACTGTTTGGGAAGCAGCTGACATGCAGAAACCACAAGCCCAAAATCCACTCCTCTGTCCCACAGTACACTCCAGGCTCAAACAGCGGCTGACAGCTTCTCACACCTCTGTGGCTGTTTGCATCAGAACTGTCGGAGAATCCTCACAGACGTGTCAAATACTGGCGTTTCTGGCTGTTTCACGGCGTGTCCTTTATAACCCCTCAAACTACTGTGACAAGCCGGAGCCCTGAGTGAGAAAAGGGCTGGCAGGCGGGCCCCCGTGTCCGTGTGCTGTGCATCTTTGTCCAGAGGTTTCAAGTGAGAGGAAAGTGTTTCCAGTTGAGGCGAGAGCGATGAAAAACTCAGATGTAACAGTTATTTTGTGAGGTTGAGCAGAAAACATCTTGGACCACTACCTAGCCTTTTCCCTCAGATCTTttcaaacaatgcaaaaaaaaaaaaaaaaaaaaaaaatctccatcttaaaaaactattttgtctttttttcttaaactaaGTGAAAAACATGCtcctgggatgagataatctcacttgtttccaatataattcacttgtttgaggaattTTACTGGGAATAAGAGTCAGTGTGTTggaacaaggcaaaataaggcagattagctcactagtgtcaagaaaatgacacttgagtcaagaaaatcctggaaacaagtcgatttGCATTGGaaccaagtgggattatctcatcctactggcagatttttttttttttttttttttttttttaagaaaaacaagattttaagactgaacatGAGATGAAATGGCAGAGAAATGATGTAGACTTTGTGCAGTGTGCGGGGTGCATTAATGTGAAAGTCAATGATCACAGAACAAACACTGCATATATCATCTTCTAATAATGTGGAAAGTCTTGGTAATGACTGCTGTTCAAACCAGTGCAACATTCCATGATGGAAATACTGGAATAAAAGATATTcaagaaaaaattaaacattcattcacacaTATTCCCAAACTCCCTAAGGTCTAATTTGCATCTGgaatccttcttcttcttctgtttgcaTGCAACAACAAGGAGATTCCAGCAAGGGAACCTAATTAATTGAAAAGATGGACTCTTAATACATCATGCTTTGGTTTTTGATTTTCTGAGGTTTAAATCCTTGAGGGTCCGCTGTTACCCGTGTTATCCAGCCTTGTAGaatcaaacacattttatagATTATTTAGTGCGATCAGCTGGAGCTCTCATTGACATGCGGGTGAATGGATGGCCTGTGAGCGTAACCAGCCCCTTCCACCCGGCCTAATGATTGATCCGGCCTGATCAATAGTGTTGTACAGAGAGGTAGCAACAGTGAATGTGGCCTTTGGCCCTGGGTCACTGCCTCTGCTCCTGTTCAACTGGCTTTTGGCAGGGATGAAAACAATCAATCACTGATCACAGGGACTACAtatgtcagcaaaaaaaaaaaaaaaaaaacaacctaacTTTATTTCTATAACACACTACACAGTCGGATGCAATGCTATGTGCCTTACATCTCAACAAAAatacggagagagagagggtaaaaaaaagacaaaaagaacaTGAGAACAAAACCAATAAATTGCATTTTCTCATAGGAATGGCCTTCTATGCCTATATAGACTGTAATGGAGGATAAAATCACCCTCTATACCAATACAATTCCCTCATTGTACACTATAGAAAATGTTCTACACTTATATGATTCTATATTTGGGATGATATAGAAGCAGCACAAAATCTAATCTGACATGACGCTCTTAGAAAATgaactaaatgaatgaattaaacagagtaataataaaacaagataaacacGGGAGAAACGCTATCTTTCTCTAAATAATAAATGACCCATATCTGATCTCCAGGTAACCACAAACTCCCTGGCTCCTGTTCCAGAGGAGCGAACACGGTCATGGTCATGATCAATGAGGAGAGTGCAGGCGGACAACCTTGTAACGTCCTCCACAGTTTCTGCTGATAGCACTCTGATGTCGGCCCTGTGATCAAAGAGCCAGCTGACATGAACGGAGACGCTTGCCTGGGAGTGGAAACAAAAGGAAACCAGCTCTCAGTATCTTCACATCTGCAGTCTTAAAGTCTATAAAGTCAGGCAGCTGGAAAATTTAGCCTTACTGAGAAATGCAGCAAACACAAATGTGTACCAGAGGTCACGCAGCGAGAGAGTCAACCAAAGTTAAACAGGCCTCTCAGTGAATTAGATGACTCATCTGTGGTGTGGGACTTTTttcgtttctttcttttttttttttttttttaattatttttgcatgGAATGCTACTAATTACAGGAACATCTCTTTCACCACAGTGTCCACAGATTTGTCTGTATTCAGCACGAAAATGAtatacacattttttcacactacttttttttttttttttttttttttttttgcagctgcccaattttttttgcatatgaaCACATTAATGAATCATATCTGTTGCCTTTTGGATGGGATTGCCAGTGAATAACCTAGATTAGATTATTAAATGGATGGATATGCCAGGACCAGTGGTGGGAGAAGTACCTAAAACCTTTACTAAAGTAAAAATTACAGGACCATGATGGAAAAACACTCCATTTAAAGTAAACATCCTGCATTCACAATGATACTTATGTATAATTATGTAAAATAATTATAAGCAGCAAAAGTATTAGCAATGGTGTAAAGAGTGGTTCCTTTCAGTGTTAAATTAacttttacaatattttaatgttgtcgCTCCATACTGCTCCATATGCTGTTGGCTGGTAAAAAGTAtcttttcctctgaaatgtggTTTAGTTAAAGTATAAAGTCTCACTACTCAGCAATCAGGTGACATCCCAGTACCTCAGAATTAAGTAGAGTACTGCAGTAAATGTGATTTGttactttcttcctctctccaagGCAGATCAATTGATGTGTGCAATTACATAGGACATGCCAGCGGTAATTAACCGGGTCAGAGTCCCGGTGCAGCTGTGATGCTTgacaaagtgtttctgattctgattctcaaCCATTCTCAAGTAGGTCTGAAGTGCCGCTGAAAGCTGCACCTAGAAATCCTTGTGAGTGTTTCACCCTGTTGAATCAGCTGCCCTTGAGCTGCTCGCGCCCATCAGAGGATCAAGGCATCCATCAGACCCCTGAGGTCCTCCACTGCTGTGCTGGGACCTCGGCTCAGATGCTGACCACTCTTGGGACATGTTTTCTCACTGCTGAAGGACAACAGGACACCGActtgcacacacaggcacggaCACACACGCTGCTCCACTTTGAGTAGACATTGTTTAACGTCAGCATAAGGGACGACAACATGGCACGGCGACATAAACCACAGCTCGCCtttgatgtgttgtttttttatgggcGAGGAAAGCCTCATGGACCGGTCCCTCCTAGCCAccgccctctcctcctcctgtaaCCCGGCTGGCATCTGACTTTGAACACACAACGGCCAAAGGTTGGGTGAGCTCAGCAGTCAGGAACGACATTGCTGTGTACAGTCTGTGTGGGTGTACCTGCAATTCATTTACCAAGTGGAGGGTCATTTGAAAGAGAGTAAACCAAAGGGTTGTGCTGCACACTGAGCGGCATGTGAGTGCTCGGCTCTGCATGGGAAACATAAGCTCGCTAGCATGTAATTAGCTGTTACTATTTTCATTCCGTGGAGCCCTAAAGCAGCACGAGGCTGTTGGTTGCATACCCAGTGCCAGGAAACTTTGAGGCTGTCAGTGTGGCTTTTGCGTATTACTCTTCAACTTAAGCTATTAACTTTCTGTATAGAGAGGCATTAGTctggggagacagaggagactgTCCTGACCAGAGGACCCCTCCCTGAAATGAATGAGCCCTCACACTACCCACAGTGGGGAAAGACACACTTTGCCAAGCCATCCAGGATGAAAAATAAGTTCTTTCAAGAAGCAGTTTTTTCAGGGAAATTGGCAAAATCCTAAGAAGGCAAGAAGTTGTAAATAGCTTGAAGCTCCAGAGATGGAAAGTGGAATTATTCTCATGGAGCAGGCTTGGTcttcattacaaaaaaattaattcaaaaaAGGTATGCTCACGCGGATTTAGAGGTTTTAGCATATACATTTTAGGAAGACACCAGCCAACTATTTTAAGTGGAAAACAGGACTGTCCTCCTGAGGGACTTCTCAGTGACTTTGAGGTAAAAAAGCTCATTTTCCCCTTCCCTAAATCCTGCACTGAACATCATCCAAACTGCAGGCTAATGCAAACTACTGGCACCACATCAAAGCATGGCTGGTGTCTGCCTCACTTCCTCTGCCCTCTTCCCTCTGCTCCTTcgcttctctccatctctggaGGGGGCAGAGTGAAGACGGGCTACAAGAGCGACAGGACATTTTAAACAGAAACACCTTGTCTTGCTGTTCTACTGGGAAAAGTCAACCATAACTAAGACCTCTGAGTAGGCACTTAGCATGGagtggaaataaaatgaattgccAACTTGGCAGGATACAGAGAGGCTCGCCACCCTGCCAAATGTTGCTGTTGTAGAGTTTTGCCACACAGGGCTCCATACTCATAGATATCATCCTAACAAAATACTTATTAAGAACATTATCATAACTGTAACAAAGTGATGCCTATTTGATGccatgaaaaatgacactttaGCTGGCTTATGTGTTGCCATAATAACCATGAGATCCTAGACATACCTTGCTAGGATGCAAATCAGGCAGTTCATTAAGTTAATTAATGAATCAATCagcaaaaatgtatgtgtgatgggtaaaaaccctatttttttttgtattttaacttGATTGAGGATTTACTCAGTCGTCTATGGGTTGAGAAAGTTCTGCAACGCAAGGGTTTGTAAAACTTTTCCAAAACTAATTAGATGCAGTCTCCGTGCTAAAAACAAGACTGTTTGTCTTAGTTTCTCAGACGTTGGcattctgtaaatagttttcacCCAACAACAGCAATATGTGTCCTCACACAACACATTGGTGGTATTAATATGAATTCTGTATCTTATACCAAAGGAGTTTTTGAAGTTTACAGAAAATCACTTGATCCCCGGCTACCCCAGAgagtgttgaagtgtccttgagcaataCCCCTAACTAGCTGCTCCTGAAGCCCGGGTTGGCACTGTGCGTGGCAGcttctgccatcagtgtgtgaatgtgtgtgtgaaggggtgaaggcaaacactgtaaagccCTTttagtggtcagtagactagaaaagtgctaAAAAAGTGCCACTTTATCCAGCAAGACGTACCGAAATCCAATCAGCTCACTGGCATGACAGTGACAAtgtgtcaacacacacagacaccacatACAGTATGACGTCTGTGTATTTTTAGGTATAGTATGTATCATGGTGGggggcaaagaaaaaaacacatttccagaaATCAGTGAGTTCACATCATAAAATCTGCACAAAATGCCAGGCCATGTGACGCAGATATGACAGAtcgtattttatttcattttaagaaaCTGACAAGCACTCATCAATCAACATATTAAAACATTTGCGCCATCTGTTCAATCAAACGCACATGATGGCTccttaaaataaatacttttaagAGGAAATAATACAGACAGAATATGGGAGATTCAAACCACACGGACAAACAAATTATCCAAGATGTCCAAGAGACGAGAGGGTCTGAAAATTCCCAAAGTCAACCCCGACTCTCCAACGAAAAGTGTTGTATAAAACAGttaagcatttttaaaaatacagaatcttacaaaaagttgtttttgtttttttttttgtttttttttttgtacttcttTAAATCACTGTAAAATATCAGCTGGTATTATGACAAGAAATGAGgatctttttttcatgtttaataaaaagacagaatgtgcttctgcattttacattagTATTCACATATGTTATGAATGTACTGTGTAATCAAAGTCCTCCGCCTCTCTGATGGAGCTGGGATGGAGTCTGAGACACGTGGATTGCACAAGGCTGATTTTTCCTCAACCAGTCCCCATAACCAGATTGTGCGCTGAGCTGAAGATACACACCGGTGACCATGGTAACAACAAAGGTGcagccagtcctgaaacacCCACATATTTGCAGAGACCACGTCATTAACCATTTTTTCAAACAGCCTCTGTACACCATCCATGCTGAGGCCATGTTCACGAAATACGTCACAGCCAAGTGTTCTAATGATTCAAACCATTGTCTTTGTAGGATATATTATTGACAGTgttcacattttctgtatataaaaaacaaacaaacaaacaaacaaacaaaacaaaatttaaaaaaaaaaaaaaaaaaaatcaattttgttCCGTTAGACAGCTGCTGCACTCTCAAACTGTCGCTgtccaaaaaaagacaaaaatagccATCACAGGGAGAGGATTTCAAGAATACAGGTTACAGTACAAAAACATGGTCCAAGTGGTAGCACATGaagcatgcatgtgtttatgttgccCCCCCAACCCCTCATGCCAAGACATATAAAAAGGCCACATGGCTTTTCCTTCACTCTTAAATGCACGTGTGCTCCGTCTGACTGGCCTCTTTGTCTGCTCTACTCCTTTGAAGACCGACAAAAGGTGCTTTCCTATTAACGGACTCAACAACAGATACACCGCCCCATAGCGTCACTATGAAGTGTGTATTCCGCCCGGGACAGGAAGGTGTGTTCCTGAAGCTACCTGCGACCGCGTCGAGGAAACCAAACACAAGTCAcagactgttgttgttgttgttgttgttgctgttgttgtgatgGAGCAGTCACTACACGGGATGGATCTACaatttgttagtgtgtgtacaCAAATCTTGCTATTAATCTCTTAACAAGGGCTTTGTATTTGTTAAGGGATCAGTGGGAGTAAGAGCATGTAAACAAAAGGCAGTTGGGCTTGAGCTGAGTCTGCTGAGCTCCGTCCTCTTTAGATCACCCCgacacggaaaaaaaaaaaaaaaaaaaaaaaaaagacacagggCGTCTCCAACCAGATTCCAGCTTTCTCTCTAGTCTAAGTGCAAAGGCTTAGTGAAGCCCTTCACCCcctatttatatttttccccccataatCGTAGCATCTGTACTGCTGAAATAACACAACGAAAATATAACTTAAGATAAACTCTCTAGGCACTGTTTGATTTCCAAGGCTTTTCACTGTAGATTGAGATAAAGGTACGTGAACAAacaaattctttaaaaaaattctttaaaaaaaaacaaaaaacaaaaaaaaaactgaaacatcaGAGAGTGATGGTTTTGCAGACCAAacactttttcctctctggcACATCAAGGTCCTCCAGTCAGCTAACCCAGCCAAACAGACCAGCTTCAAGCTCTGCGGTGGAGAGGCCGTAAGGAAAGAAAGTGTCTAAAGGGTAAGTGTGTGTAAGTTTTCAAGGTTAAGTGTCAGTTCCAGTCTTGAGCATATCTTTCTCCTTCATACTAAGAAACACCAAAAAGACGAGATCTTAAGCCATGATCTTAAGCCATGATCTTCTGCGGTATCTCTATAGAGGCCTTGAGGAAGATGCAGTTGTCTCGGATGTAGTTTCTCTTCTTGATCTCTTCGTGGGAGATGAACTTGGGGTAGCCGAAGCCCAGGGTGCTCTCGTCCAGCGAGTTGCGGCTGCTGCAGGGCTTCTGGAAGTTCTTCCAGTTGGGGTCCGGATTGAAGGTCTCCGTGATGTGCTGGGGCTTGGAGAGTGACGGGTCGCTCTGGTCCAGGATGGAGAAAGTCACCTTGTAGGAGAAGGGCCACTCCAGCAGGTTGTCGTACTCGCCGGGCAACACGCGGATGTAGATGGACAGGTGGGAGCCCTCCCCGCTGCCGTTACCGTTCAGGAAGGCCGACACCTGCAGCTTGTAGCCGTAGCGGTGGGTGTAGAAAGGCGGGCTGAAGAACTCGTGGTTGTTTCGGAGCTTGGCCTCCTGCAGCTTGCGGGAATAGTCGTTGAGCTTCCAGATGAGCACGCCGTCATGGCTGACAGACagctcctccatctccctccgCAGCTCCAGGATCTCCTGCCTCTGGCGCCCCACCAGGTTACACATCATAGTCAGGTGAGACTTAGTGGTGTCTTCCAGGTGACGACCAATAGCCAACTTGGGGCACTGGGGGACAGAGAGCAAAGAgattattcataaaaaaaaaaaaaaaaacactgatgcaaATAAACTGTGCATCATTTAACCAGAGTTAACATTCAAGTAACTTTATAAATCAAACTGAATATTGCATCCACACATCAACTCCTTGCAATGACAATGAAGATATTGGATGATAGAAATATGGGCTACTACATTTACTGACTCCTCTTCTGTTGTTGAGAGACcgcaatgttttgtttttttcatgccgTCTATAAATGTTACACGGCAAGAATTGAAGATACATTATAATTCTAAATAGAGCTGACAACACGAAGCACGATGCTCATCTGccaccctcctctcccccccgAGCTTGTCCACATTTTCTCAAATTGACGTCAGATTCAAAAATAGACAGAATGTAGAAGAGTTGCTCTCATTAAAATAGACCCTACAGGCACAGCACTgtatgtctgaaaaaaaaaaaaatgctttgcaaTTTGCCAAGTAGCAATATGAGACAGAAAAAACGgagcagaaaacaggaaaagctAACaaccccacaaaaaaaaaaaaaaaaacggaaaacCCACGTCCATATGAACGTCATAAGCAAATGAAAATTGGTGCGGGTAGATCGATGACGGCATTACTGCAGAACCTATAAAATACGTCAAAAGTGATGTTTTAATCTGGAAGGCAAATGGGTTTTGGGTCACTTTAGTGTGGGTGAGCCTTACCCGGTGTTTGCAGCCAGCATCTTTGAAAGGGCAGAGAACGAGGGCGCTGCCGCAGTTGTCCTTCACATGGTTAGCCAGATCCTCTCGGGCGATGTTGGGTGTGCCGCACTGGTTTGGGCACTGGACAGGAAACCGAGGGCAGTGGTACTGGTGGTTCTGTTGGGTGATCAGGGACACTGTCAGTAGGTGGAGTGACGACTGACTGTGTGAGTGATAAGAAAACAGCGTATACCGCGGCCGGCTCAGAAACCCGAGGacgtgggggggaaaaaaaaaaaaagacaaattgaaAATTCATACAATGCCTGTGATGTTAAAAATGAGGGGGGTAAGAAAACGTCCCTTGTTATTGTACCCTTTTCCTGAATGTGACTCTCCCCTGTGGGCCACAGTAGGTGATCGCTCATGACCGGAGAGATTCTTTCCACTGCATTCAGGGCAAGAAAAATCAAGCTGTTTTCAATCATAAAACGATAGAAAATGTTGGCTCCACGCAGCCAGCAGCAAAAGAAAATACCAGCCTCACAAAACCACTCTGtcaacaaaaattaaacaaccAGTATAGTAAAAAACAACCGATGGGTGGAAAACGGActgtttggaggaaaaaaatggcagtaccctgtcaaacaaaacaaatctttgTAGAACAAATTAagtgtgcaaatatgcaaagcAAATGCATTATTTCATAGTTCAAACTGTCCCCCTAAACCAACGAAATGCCtctaaaaaatagataaaaggGTCAGAAACGCCCTCTGAAAAGAAAGACAGCCTTACTCTGGCGTGTAGTAAAGAGGAAATTAAATTTAATGATTGGAACAAACAAGCCGATTGTTGAGTTAACCTTAATACATCATAAAACACTGTGTGCTAGATTGAGACATTATGCATTGGCTCACAAAGAAAAAATCTGCCGTAACGGGAGAGACGAGTGTGAATGGCTGCTCTGCCTCTGGCCAGGATATGTGAGTAGGCAGGTGCTTCCAGGTGTAGGCGCAGCCAGCACAACAGCAGCGTGCGCTTACAGGGCGCCGCCACGGGGCAGAGGCACCATGAACGCCAGTGTCCCTGCCACCACGGGGCCCATGCCGTCCTGCTCCACTGAGCAACGAAAACCCTTCATCAGCCACATGTGGGATGACACAGCTGCAATGACATCGGCGGGAGACGCGCTCCGTCGAACAAAGCGCAGACACACTGATACCTGATGTGCCTCAAAGCTCTGGGTCCGGGCACCACACCGGATTACTCTTGCCAAATGTCATAAACTTATTTCGCTCTATAACGCGAGCTGGTGTTTGACTGACCTGGATGGTGTCGAAGACGAACTCCTTGCCACAGTACTTGCAGGGCTGTGTGCGTTTGGGACACTCGGCCATGCTGTGTTGGGACAGTAGGCGACGCATCATCCTCGCCCCGCATTTGTTCTCACAGTACACACTCTCCTGGGGACAGATCCCCTGGTGGTTCTGGGatagaaagaaaagacaaaatcatAATCACGGTCACACAATCagccatattaaaaaaaacttaaatgtcCATGTTTCCTGGCACAAAATTgctcaaactgaaaacaaattctTTTTGGAAACTAAGTGAGTACATATTAGTTATGAGCTGTCTGAGATGATTAAAGTTACGCAGAGTGACACCGCACTCGCCAGCATGGCCCAGTCACTTCTAATTTAGTAAAATAAAGAAGTAACCAGGGAAATAATATGCCTTATGATTCTGGATATTTAATGATGGAAtctaaaggggaaaaaatgattatGCGGGTCCTGTGTCAAAGCTGAGGGTGGATTAATGCCCCTGTTACGGTGTGCAGAGTGTGGGCCAGTGTAAACAGAGGAGGGGCAGCCAGGTAGAAATGACAGAGGTGTTAGTGAGACGAACCCTGGGGTAGGAAAGCACATGTGGTATGAAAGGCAGCAGTCAAAGCTTCTTTCCATATGCCAACACATGTGTTATTTCAAAATACATCGACACCTCTCTACAGGGAGTGACACAAGCGCATTTGActccctgctgcctcccacAAAGAGCGTCTTTCACACAAGGCTCTGGAAATATGCGGCGTCACTCGGGCTGTTTACTTCCAACTCCTGCTGCACTacgagaagaaaaaagaaaaagaaaaacaggttcGGTCCCGGTGTTTACCTCGTAGGCCTCACCGGTGAACTCGCTGCCACAAAACTCGCATTTGACCTTGCGCTTGGGGCAGTCGTGTTGCAGGTGGTCCGGCAAGTCGCGGCGCGTCAGCTTGATGGAGCAGCGATTGGGGCAGGGTATCACATTGAAGGCGCAGGTGGAGAAGTGGCCCTGAGGGAGAcacaacgagagagagagagagagagagagagagagagagagaggaatgtgtCATCAGCCGCAGACACACACCCTCAGCCTGGCATTCAGCCCGGCCTCAGCCGAAAAGACAACACACGAGGAGTGGAGACGGGGCAACAGgtaccagcagatacacaagtCACGGTGTGAGATAAGGCGATGTAGataaaagagggaggagagctgaCAGGGAAACTGACAGGGGAAACAGAAGAGCGGCGCCGGAAGCGGGAGGATGCGATCAAAGCCTCTCACCTGGAGCTGCTTCATCTGGCCGGTCCAGCGGCAGCCCTCCTCACTGTGGATGCAGCGGATGGGCAGAGCCAGGATCTGCTGCTCCAGCTCCGGGTCCGGGTAGATCTGAAGAGCAACCACAGGACACGGTGAGCGCACCACACGACTCAGGCATATCTACCAACGTCAGCTGTGCACAAGGTGTCAGAGCAGCTGAGAGGCCACTGTGGGCAATATGGTTGAAGTCAATATCAAGACAAAGAGTCAATATAGATCACCACAGGA
This genomic window contains:
- the traf4a gene encoding TNF receptor-associated factor 4a, whose translation is MPGFDYKFLEKPKRRFQCPLCSKAMREPVQVSTCGHRFCDTCLQEFLSEGVFKCPEDQLPLDYAKIYPDPELEQQILALPIRCIHSEEGCRWTGQMKQLQGHFSTCAFNVIPCPNRCSIKLTRRDLPDHLQHDCPKRKVKCEFCGSEFTGEAYENHQGICPQESVYCENKCGARMMRRLLSQHSMAECPKRTQPCKYCGKEFVFDTIQNHQYHCPRFPVQCPNQCGTPNIAREDLANHVKDNCGSALVLCPFKDAGCKHRCPKLAIGRHLEDTTKSHLTMMCNLVGRQRQEILELRREMEELSVSHDGVLIWKLNDYSRKLQEAKLRNNHEFFSPPFYTHRYGYKLQVSAFLNGNGSGEGSHLSIYIRVLPGEYDNLLEWPFSYKVTFSILDQSDPSLSKPQHITETFNPDPNWKNFQKPCSSRNSLDESTLGFGYPKFISHEEIKKRNYIRDNCIFLKASIEIPQKIMA